One Drechmeria coniospora strain ARSEF 6962 chromosome 01, whole genome shotgun sequence genomic region harbors:
- a CDS encoding beta-galactosidase: protein MAASSLCQTTSAAPPRLDTRPDWSNVDVIHRNTLEPRSYFFLYGSEEDALSHDVTKAKAQCLSGTWKFHISKSPLEGPADFFQPAFEPDGFRDIAVPGMWQLQGYGKGPQYTNIMYPWPVDPPNVSYQDNECGRYLTSFALDPSFEGHQLRLRFEGVDSSFTVWLNGKPVGYSQGSRNPSEFDVTHLALVGGTNVLAVEVYQRCDGSYLEDQDQWWFSGIFRDVHLHAFPKVHIKDLHVITAFDQDYRDAVLRVSVELNAPASVEVKLLDAGRREVVKATKDVNRSGKFELRVNGVSKWTAETPNLYMLLLNLPGPDGCTLLQRVGFRTIELNDGVFCVNGNPVKLRGVNRHEHNPDHGRAVPYEFMRRDLVIMKQCNINAIRTCHQINDPRLYDVADELGLWILDEADLECHGFAGIGADAASFTSDNPLWREQYVDRARQMVARDKNHACVIIWSLGNESFYGRNHQAMYDCIKEMDDTRLVHYEGDWQAKTVDIFSRMYPEIDSIEKFARERSWEKPLVLCEFLHSMGNSVGNAKEYLEVLYKYPRLMGGFVWEWANHGLRTRNKHGVEYMAYGGDFGDEPNDYNFILDGLLSSEHNQTSSLAGYAKAVEPVETLCRDQDCVTIMNRYDFLHLDHLIGSWEVVADSKEPLAHGVIPHTAANVTLVGFRDDMFRGVQVESHLQLEFRLKCPELWADAGHLVATGELPVSQQPSITRLLAVDRPATGPSIEQLAGQCRIVSPSGQSTWRISTVTGMLESWRRADRAHVDMLSEAVRLDFYRALNDNDRGGHGRQWRERRLHQTTSQVRDIRWHVADDGAVVQVTERIAPLVLAWGVDCRWTYRFVGDALHIRVQGKPGGPLLPETFARIGLTFGLASADRASWWGRGPGESYRDRKFSQLFGNWTAPVDELWVDYDFPQDNGNRTDVRRVEFVDAGGRRVLRARFGDLDGASFSAMRYATPDVDESSHPHELHERARNDTVLKLDWAHHGLGTGSCGPWTLPEYQLRANQEFDFELLLD from the exons ATGGCTGCATCCTCCCTCTGCCAAACGACGTCCGCGGCGCCACCTCGTCTGGACACACGTCCCGACTGGAgcaacgtcgacgtcatcCACCGCAACACCCTCGAACCCCGCAGCTATTTCTTCCTCTACGGTAGCGAAGAAGATGCCCTCTCGCACGACGTGACCAAGGCAAAGGCACAATGCCTCTCGGGAACGTGGAAGTTTCACATTTCAAAGTCGCCGCTCGAGGGCCCTGCCGATTTCTTTCAACCCGCTTTCGAGCCAGACGGCTTCCGCGACATCGCTGTCCCGGGCATGTGGCAGCTCCAGGGATACGGCAAAGGGCCTCAATACACCAACATCATGTACCCCTGGCCCGTGGACCCGCCCAACGTCTCCTACCAGGATAACGAGTGTGGCCGTTACCTGACGTCGTTTGCTCTCGACCCGTCCTTCGAGGGCCACCAGCTCCGCTTGCGCTTCGAAGGCGTCGACTCCTCCTTCACCGTCTGGCTCAACGGCAAACCCGTCGGCTACTCGCAAGGATCGCGGAACCCGAGCGAGTTCGACGTCACCCATCTCGCCCTGGTCGGCGGCACCAatgtccttgccgtcgaggtctACCAGCGATGCGACGGAAGCTACCTCGAGGATCAGGACCAGTGGTGGTTCAGCGGCATCTTTCGCGACGTCCATCTCCATGCCTTTCCCAAAGTTCACATCAAGGACCTTCACGTCATCACAGCTTTTGACCAAGACTATCGAGATGCCGTCCTGAGAGTGAGCGTCGAGCTAAACGCACCTGCGTCCGTCGAGGTCAAGCttctcgatgccggccgtaGGGAGGTGGTCAAGGCGACCAAGGACGTGAATCGCTCCGGCAAGTTCGAGTTGCGCGTCAACGGAGTGTCGAAatggacggccgagacgcccAACCTGTACATGCTTCTGCTCAACCTCCCCGGCCCCGACGGCTGCACCTTGCTGCAGCGAGTCGGTTTCCGAACGATAGAGCTCAACGATGGTGTCTTCTGCGTCAACGGCAACCCGGTCAAGCTTCGAGGCGTAAACAGGCACGAGCACAACCCCGACCATGGCAGGGCGGTGCCGTACGAGTTCATGAGGCGCGACCTCGTCATCATGAAGCAGTGCAACATCAACGCCATCCGCACATGCCACCAGATAAACGACCCGCGACTGTAcgatgtcgccgacgaaCTCGGCCTCTGGatcctggacgaggccgacctgGAATGCCATGGCTttgccggcatcggcgccgacgccgcgtcCTTCACTTCCGACAACCCGCTGTGGCGAGAGCAGTACGTCGACCGAGCGCGCCAGATGGTCGCCCGCGACAAGAACCACGCCTGCGTCATCATCTGGTCCCTCGGCAACGAGTCCTTCTACGGCCGCAACCATCAAGCCATGTACGACTGCATCAAGGAGATGGACGACACCCGCCTCGTCCACTACGAAGGCGACTGGCAGGCCAAGACGGTCGACATCTTCAGTCGAATGTACCCCGAAATCGACAGCATAGAGAAGTTTGCCCGAGAGCGCTCTTGGGAGAAGCCGCTGGTGCTCTGCGAGTTTCTGCACTCCATGGGCAACTCGGTCGGCAACGCCAAGGAGTACCTCGAGGTACTCTACAAGTACCCGCGCCTCATGGGTGGTTTCGTATGGGAGTGGGCAAACCAT GGCTTGAGGACCAGGAACAAGCATGGGGTCGAGTACATGGCTTACGGAGGTGATTTTGGGGACGAACCGAACGACTACAACTTCATCTTGGACGGCTTGCTCTCGTCCGAGCACAACCAGACCTCGTCCCTGGCCGGATACGCCAAGGCCGTGGAGCCCGTGGAAACGCTGTGTCGGGACCAAGACTGCGTCACCATCATGAACCGCTACGACTTCCTCCATTTGGACCATTTGATCGGCTCGTGGGAGGTGGTTGCGGATTCCAAGGAACCGCTGGCCCacggcgtcatc CCTCACACGGCGGCAAACGTCACGCTGGTGGGATTTCGTGACGACATGTTCCGAGGCGTCCAAGTGGAATCCCACCTTCAACTGGAATTCAGGCTCAAGTGTCCGGAACTGTGGGCAGACGCGGGCCACCTCGTTGCCACCGGCGAGCTGCCCGTCTCCCAGCAGCCTTCCATCACCCGACTCCTCGCGGTCGATCGGCCAGCGACCGGTCCGTCGATCGAGCAGCTGGCGGGCCAGTGTCGCATAGTTTCTCCCTCGGGGCAGTCGACCTGGCGCATCAGCACTGTTACGGGCATGCTGGAGAGCTGGCGGAGGGCCGATCGTGCCCATGTCGACATGCTTTCGGAGGCCGTCCGGCTCGACTTTTACCGCGCCCTGAATGACAATGACCGCGGCGGACACGGCAGGCAGTGGCGGGAGCGCCGCCTCCATCAGACGACCAGCCAGGTGCGCGACATCCGCTGgcacgtggccgacgacggcgccgtcgtccaagTCACGGAACGGATCGCGCCGCTGGTTCTGGCCTGGGGCGTCGACTGCCGCTGGACGTACAGGTTCGTGGGTGACGCCCTGCACATTCGTGTCCAGGGCAAGCCTGGTGGCCCGCTCCTGCCGGAGACTTTTGCCCGCATCGGGCTCACGTTCGGCCTCGCTAGCGCCGACCGGGCCTCGTGGTGGGGCCGGGGCCCCGGCGAGTCGTACCGCGACAGGAAATTTTCACAGCTCTTTGGCAACTGGACCgcgcccgtcgacgagctctgGGTCGACTACGATTTCCCCCAGGACAATGGCAACCGGACCGACGTGCGTCGGGTGGAGtttgtcgacgccggcggccggcgggTGCTCCGAGCGCGGTTCGGGGACCTCGACGGGGCGAGCTTCTCGGCGATGCGGTACGCGACGCctgacgtcgacgagtcCAGCCATCCGCACGAGCTGCACGAGAGGGCCCGAAATGACACGGTCCTGAAGCTGGACTGGGCACACCATGGACTGGGGACGGGTTCGTGCGGGCCGTGGACGCTGCCAGAGTACCAGCTCCGGGCGAACCAAGAGTTTGACTTTGAGCTGCTTCTGGACTAA